The proteins below are encoded in one region of Brachyspira intermedia PWS/A:
- a CDS encoding sugar kinase, whose amino-acid sequence MASVVTFGEIMLRLSPPSNLRFVQANSLDVRFGGGEANVAFALSNFGIDASFVTKLPNNDIGHACINELRRYGVDVSNIVLGGNRIGIYFLEKGASQRGSKVIYDRANSSISQCTKEDFDWDKIFDGAKWFHLTGITPALGKNVAEVCIEACKKAKEKNITISLDLNYRKKLWTSKEANETMSKLMPYVDICIANEEDAEKVFGIKAKDSNIIEGKLSHEGYKDVAKEIVDRFKVKKVGIALRGSISASENLWSCMLYNGEEYFFSKEYLIKIVDRVGGGDSFAAGLIYSLLNGKDDREALEFASAASCLKHSIEGDFNVVTVDEVMTVYNGDASGRIQR is encoded by the coding sequence ATGGCTTCAGTTGTTACTTTTGGAGAAATAATGCTTAGACTTTCTCCTCCTTCAAATTTGAGATTTGTACAGGCTAATTCATTAGATGTAAGATTCGGAGGAGGCGAGGCTAATGTTGCTTTTGCTTTATCTAATTTCGGTATTGACGCTTCATTTGTTACTAAACTTCCTAATAATGATATAGGTCATGCTTGTATTAATGAATTAAGACGTTATGGTGTAGATGTATCTAATATAGTTTTGGGCGGTAATAGAATAGGTATATATTTTCTTGAAAAAGGTGCAAGTCAAAGAGGCTCTAAAGTAATATATGATAGAGCTAATTCTTCAATATCACAATGCACCAAAGAAGATTTTGATTGGGATAAAATTTTTGACGGAGCTAAATGGTTTCATCTTACAGGTATAACGCCTGCACTTGGAAAAAATGTTGCTGAAGTTTGTATAGAGGCTTGTAAAAAAGCTAAAGAAAAAAATATTACTATTAGTTTAGATTTAAATTATAGAAAGAAATTATGGACATCAAAAGAAGCTAATGAAACTATGAGTAAATTAATGCCTTATGTTGATATATGTATTGCAAATGAAGAAGATGCTGAAAAAGTATTCGGCATTAAAGCAAAAGACAGTAATATAATAGAAGGTAAATTATCTCATGAAGGTTATAAAGATGTTGCTAAAGAAATAGTAGACAGATTCAAAGTAAAAAAAGTTGGAATTGCTTTAAGAGGTTCAATTTCAGCAAGTGAGAATCTATGGTCTTGTATGCTTTATAATGGAGAAGAATATTTCTTTTCAAAAGAGTATTTAATAAAAATAGTGGATAGAGTAGGAGGTGGAGATAGTTTTGCTGCCGGACTTATATATTCACTTTTAAATGGTAAAGATGATAGAGAGGCATTGGAGTTTGCTTCTGCTGCTAGTTGTTTGAAACATTCTATTGAAGGTGATTTTAATGTTGTAACTGTTGATGAAGTTATGACAGTTTATAATGGCGATGCTTCAGGACGTATTCAAAGATAA
- a CDS encoding ROK family protein has product MKEVVIAIDIGGTSMKGAVIEENGNILYKDNFDINPSHTTEEHKKVITEFVEKLKSNIPNDYKPVGLGIDCPGVMNRETVHMGGAENIPGLKGLKFSDIGDKFNLPTKTANDASMAALGEAKYGSGKEKDYQSVMFVTLGTGVGGGFVLNGKLFTGSLGGAGEIGHVFVVPDGDKCNCGSSGCIERYASATGFIAMAKQKIHKGVIPTTLTYEELDKGKAKALFDAAKKGDALAKETIAECSYYLGMSIAQALNMLDLDLVLIGGGLCKDFDMMIEHINRGVRNYGLRMMVANLEIKPASLGNDAGVLGCAALFFRNN; this is encoded by the coding sequence ATGAAAGAAGTAGTTATAGCTATAGATATTGGCGGAACATCTATGAAAGGTGCTGTTATAGAGGAAAACGGCAATATTTTATATAAAGATAATTTTGATATAAACCCTAGTCATACAACAGAAGAACATAAAAAAGTTATTACAGAATTTGTTGAGAAATTAAAAAGCAATATACCTAATGATTATAAACCTGTAGGTTTAGGAATAGACTGTCCGGGAGTTATGAATAGAGAAACAGTTCATATGGGAGGAGCTGAAAATATACCGGGGCTTAAAGGATTAAAATTTTCTGATATAGGTGATAAATTTAATTTACCTACAAAGACAGCTAATGATGCAAGTATGGCTGCTTTAGGCGAGGCAAAATATGGAAGCGGTAAAGAAAAGGATTATCAGTCTGTAATGTTTGTTACACTTGGAACAGGTGTTGGAGGCGGATTTGTACTTAATGGAAAATTATTTACTGGTTCTTTAGGCGGAGCAGGAGAGATCGGACATGTATTTGTAGTTCCTGATGGTGATAAATGTAATTGCGGATCAAGCGGCTGTATTGAACGTTATGCTTCTGCTACTGGCTTCATTGCTATGGCTAAGCAGAAAATTCATAAAGGGGTTATTCCTACTACTTTAACTTATGAAGAATTAGATAAAGGAAAGGCTAAGGCTTTATTTGATGCTGCCAAAAAAGGCGATGCACTAGCTAAAGAAACTATTGCAGAATGTTCTTATTATTTGGGTATGTCTATAGCTCAGGCTTTGAATATGCTTGATTTGGACTTGGTTCTTATAGGTGGCGGACTTTGTAAGGACTTTGATATGATGATAGAGCATATTAATAGAGGCGTGAGAAATTATGGTCTTAGAATGATGGTTGCCAATCTTGAAATAAAACCTGCTTCTTTAGGAAATGATGCCGGTGTTTTAGGATGTGCCGCTTTATTCTTTAGAAATAATTGA
- the rpsB gene encoding 30S ribosomal protein S2, giving the protein MSLPVMKDLLEAGVHFGHPTRKWDPRMKPFIFQERNDIYIIDLMKTLTYVKKAHEAVKEMARNGGNVLFVGTKKQASQSIKEAAEKCDMYYVNNRWLGGMLTNFATIKKSIARLKKIEKEEVDGTFDKLPKKEVILLLKEKERLEKNFAGIKDMENLPDMLFVIDPMQEAIAVSEARKLGIPVVAVVDTNCNPEVIDHPIPGNDDAIRAISLFAGVVASAVIEGQNEAGKETLAKHESSSDEAAEEVYDNSATEAAEAVAEKYGVSQEDDQ; this is encoded by the coding sequence ATGTCATTACCAGTTATGAAAGACCTTTTAGAGGCAGGCGTACATTTCGGACACCCAACTAGAAAATGGGATCCTAGAATGAAACCTTTTATTTTCCAAGAGAGAAATGATATCTATATCATTGACCTTATGAAAACTTTAACTTATGTTAAAAAAGCTCATGAAGCAGTAAAAGAAATGGCTAGAAACGGCGGAAATGTTCTTTTCGTTGGTACTAAAAAACAAGCTTCTCAGAGCATTAAAGAAGCTGCTGAAAAATGCGATATGTACTATGTTAATAATCGCTGGTTAGGCGGTATGCTTACAAATTTTGCTACTATCAAAAAAAGTATTGCAAGACTCAAAAAAATAGAAAAAGAAGAGGTTGATGGTACTTTTGATAAACTTCCTAAAAAAGAGGTTATACTTCTTCTTAAAGAAAAAGAAAGATTAGAGAAAAACTTTGCAGGTATTAAAGATATGGAAAATTTACCTGACATGCTTTTCGTAATAGACCCAATGCAGGAAGCTATTGCTGTAAGCGAAGCTAGAAAATTAGGAATACCTGTTGTAGCAGTTGTTGATACTAACTGTAACCCTGAAGTTATTGATCACCCAATACCAGGTAACGATGATGCTATAAGAGCTATTAGCTTATTTGCAGGTGTTGTTGCTTCTGCTGTTATAGAAGGACAAAATGAAGCAGGAAAAGAAACATTAGCTAAACATGAAAGTTCTTCTGATGAAGCTGCTGAAGAAGTTTATGATAATAGTGCTACAGAAGCTGCTGAAGCTGTTGCTGAAAAATATGGTGTTTCTCAAGAAGATGATCAGTAA
- the tsf gene encoding translation elongation factor Ts produces the protein MANISMDTIKELRERTGVGIMDCKKALQETDGDMDKAIRLLKEKGAAVAAKKNERTVKEGSIGFCVNDDKTKVACIELQCETDFVAKNELFINLAKEIANTAMGLDDVSVETVLNAKGSNGDTIQGMINEGIQKWGEKTVLAEAKVMKTDGFFGTYAHFNNKLVAIVEFDVKPKGKCQEIADQIAMHVASEKPLALNREGIDPNAVKEQKEIFEKQVRDAGKPENMIEKIVDGKMSSWYSESVLIDQKLFTDNKISIKSLIDEVSKEAGSTATIKNFVIVSLGL, from the coding sequence ATGGCAAATATTAGTATGGATACTATTAAAGAGCTTAGAGAACGTACAGGCGTAGGTATAATGGACTGTAAAAAAGCTCTTCAAGAAACTGACGGCGATATGGATAAAGCTATTCGCCTTCTTAAAGAAAAAGGTGCGGCTGTTGCTGCTAAAAAGAATGAACGTACTGTTAAAGAAGGTTCTATAGGTTTTTGCGTTAATGATGATAAAACAAAAGTTGCTTGTATAGAACTTCAGTGTGAAACTGACTTCGTTGCTAAAAATGAATTATTCATCAATTTAGCTAAAGAAATTGCTAATACTGCTATGGGATTAGATGATGTATCAGTAGAAACAGTTTTAAATGCTAAAGGTTCTAATGGCGACACTATTCAAGGCATGATAAATGAAGGCATACAGAAATGGGGTGAAAAAACTGTACTTGCTGAAGCTAAAGTGATGAAAACTGATGGTTTCTTCGGTACTTATGCTCACTTCAATAATAAACTTGTTGCTATAGTAGAATTTGATGTTAAGCCTAAAGGTAAATGTCAGGAAATAGCTGATCAAATAGCTATGCATGTTGCTAGTGAAAAACCTTTAGCTTTGAATAGGGAAGGAATAGATCCTAATGCTGTTAAAGAGCAAAAAGAAATATTTGAAAAACAAGTTAGAGATGCTGGAAAACCTGAAAATATGATAGAAAAAATCGTTGATGGTAAAATGAGTTCTTGGTATTCTGAAAGCGTTCTTATAGACCAAAAATTATTTACTGACAACAAAATCTCTATTAAAAGTTTAATAGATGAAGTTTCTAAAGAAGCAGGTTCTACTGCAACTATTAAAAACTTTGTAATTGTTTCATTAGGTTTATAA
- a CDS encoding tetratricopeptide repeat protein, producing MEASLIVILVLIVLLGFATQYVIKSGSYPIKLKKIVQAYNEQNYDVAMREINTLDPKYKKDANILWMTANMYYKQQQYILAMAALQNMIDGAYFTKELTELSVREFLAKIYEQTGNSKKAIDEYDMITKIRDQDYDSLYKAGVVCYNYGEWVQAQKYFSLAVAQNDSNPQLLYMLAFCFYKIRSYHAAQQQIEKAIALDNSNPEYHLLLGEILSSSRDFQNAIKELEIAYESNEISDKDAISLNLANSYYELGNFSKAREYYGQVLTKENIASEKVVDERYRYAETLVKNKQFEAAVKQWEIIKSIRNIYLDVDQKLKTYSSIIANNAFRTALEMDIIEYLEKYFYRILTLNGYVVTDHTKKSDTLVFFVTIKKFGSEGQSYKSTFALDTSGYPMRQDTVDQFMEYARQYKSAHSFLISIGDFAPNLKVDDTVMIIEPERFEAIIEGVISFSD from the coding sequence GTGGAAGCTTCATTAATTGTAATATTAGTCTTAATTGTTTTATTAGGTTTTGCCACTCAATATGTTATAAAGAGCGGCTCATACCCTATTAAACTTAAAAAAATTGTTCAGGCTTATAATGAACAAAACTATGATGTAGCCATGCGCGAGATTAATACTTTAGACCCTAAATATAAAAAAGATGCTAATATATTATGGATGACTGCTAATATGTATTATAAACAACAGCAATATATATTGGCTATGGCAGCATTGCAGAATATGATAGATGGGGCTTATTTTACAAAAGAATTAACAGAATTATCTGTAAGAGAATTCTTAGCAAAAATATATGAGCAAACAGGAAACAGTAAAAAAGCTATAGATGAATATGATATGATTACAAAAATAAGGGATCAGGATTATGATTCATTATATAAAGCAGGAGTTGTATGCTATAATTATGGTGAATGGGTACAAGCACAAAAATATTTCTCATTAGCCGTAGCTCAAAATGACAGCAATCCTCAGCTATTATATATGTTGGCTTTTTGTTTTTACAAAATTCGTTCATATCATGCTGCTCAGCAGCAAATAGAAAAAGCTATTGCTTTGGATAATTCAAACCCTGAATACCATTTACTTTTAGGTGAAATATTATCTTCAAGCAGAGACTTCCAAAATGCTATAAAAGAATTAGAAATAGCTTATGAAAGTAATGAAATATCAGATAAAGATGCAATATCTTTGAATCTTGCTAATTCTTATTATGAACTTGGCAACTTCTCTAAAGCTAGAGAATATTACGGACAGGTTTTAACTAAAGAAAATATAGCAAGCGAAAAAGTTGTAGATGAAAGATATAGATATGCTGAAACTTTGGTAAAAAATAAACAGTTTGAGGCTGCTGTTAAACAATGGGAAATAATTAAATCTATAAGAAATATATACTTAGATGTTGATCAAAAATTGAAAACTTATAGTTCTATTATTGCCAATAATGCATTCAGAACTGCATTGGAAATGGATATTATAGAATATCTTGAAAAATACTTCTATAGAATATTAACATTAAACGGATATGTAGTTACAGATCATACTAAAAAATCTGATACATTGGTATTCTTTGTAACTATTAAGAAATTTGGTTCTGAAGGTCAGTCATATAAGAGTACATTTGCATTAGATACTTCAGGATATCCTATGAGACAGGATACTGTTGATCAGTTTATGGAATATGCAAGACAGTACAAGAGTGCCCACTCTTTCTTAATAAGTATAGGTGATTTCGCTCCTAACTTGAAAGTAGATGATACAGTAATGATCATTGAACCTGAAAGATTTGAGGCTATTATTGAAGGTGTTATATCATTCAGCGATTAA
- a CDS encoding ATP-grasp domain-containing protein: protein MKGKRIIIIGAGLLQVPAIQIAQEMGLYTIVFDYNKDAPGMKIADYPMIVSTRDVDGSVRAARDLSQKMEIHGVITVGTDASTTVAAVANALGLPGNRFEDAYAASNKIRMRERFKKNNVPQPNFFPVWNYEEAMDAYKHLNTPVVVKPADNMGARGVMKVSSESDVLAAFNRAKSASPSGEVIMEEFMDGPELSIDMLIYNDEIYVTGVADRIIEFPPFFIETGHILPSALEKEKLDDAINVMKAGIKALNLKIGAAKGDIKVTKNGAMVGEIAARLSGGFMSAYTYPFATGVNLIKNAIEIALGNPPSDLKPKWDKVSVEKAFLPGTGIIESIDGIENAKKIEGIKEIFIKTKPGDILVTPTNNLEKAGNIIAVGNTRDEAIAMANKAMSCVHFKLTDEKSITIDEIKKIAKEKLSSNSNASYLFVEDSEDKTGLSEYNFSPSIIHKEPEANIEINLFNMHLSQPTIIDTIHNLREAINGIMDIKEYYETVIDVASNCEVLAIFNDFNDDEIFELSLKTIKGRKRGIIMIDGNNTQEIITQKLQSAEKNGACAVGIDFTYCYNINELNKIHFKTEKDLAKIAKQLDIPLIIKGISSNRDLDNMKISHINNVYFSNNNKYALKGMEKVADTVNKVDFNSNHHFNILAESPRYGVDVFKYLVLGANAVCVTEESFISIIGKGRKGLEYLLYSNRDKLEKMIKLFGQTGDVNYIKY from the coding sequence ATGAAAGGCAAACGTATAATAATAATAGGTGCAGGACTTCTTCAAGTACCAGCAATACAAATAGCTCAGGAAATGGGACTTTATACAATAGTTTTTGATTATAATAAAGATGCTCCAGGTATGAAGATAGCCGATTATCCTATGATAGTATCAACTAGAGATGTTGATGGAAGTGTAAGGGCAGCAAGAGATTTAAGCCAGAAAATGGAAATACATGGAGTTATTACTGTAGGTACTGATGCTTCTACTACCGTTGCTGCTGTGGCTAATGCTTTAGGACTTCCTGGAAATAGATTTGAAGATGCTTATGCTGCTTCAAATAAGATAAGAATGCGTGAAAGATTTAAGAAAAATAATGTACCTCAGCCGAATTTCTTTCCTGTATGGAATTATGAAGAAGCAATGGATGCATATAAACATTTGAATACACCTGTTGTTGTTAAACCTGCTGATAATATGGGGGCTCGAGGTGTAATGAAAGTATCAAGTGAAAGCGATGTATTAGCAGCATTTAACAGGGCTAAAAGTGCTTCGCCTTCAGGAGAAGTAATAATGGAAGAGTTTATGGACGGTCCTGAACTTTCTATTGATATGCTTATATATAATGATGAAATATATGTTACAGGTGTTGCAGACAGAATAATAGAATTTCCTCCATTTTTTATAGAAACAGGTCATATACTGCCTTCTGCATTAGAAAAGGAAAAGCTGGATGATGCTATTAATGTTATGAAAGCTGGTATAAAAGCATTAAATTTAAAAATCGGAGCTGCCAAAGGTGATATAAAAGTAACTAAAAATGGTGCTATGGTTGGAGAAATAGCTGCAAGATTATCCGGTGGTTTTATGAGTGCTTATACCTACCCTTTTGCTACAGGCGTAAATTTAATAAAAAATGCAATAGAAATAGCTTTAGGAAATCCTCCAAGCGATTTAAAACCTAAATGGGATAAAGTTTCTGTTGAAAAAGCATTTCTTCCCGGTACAGGAATAATAGAATCTATTGACGGCATTGAAAATGCTAAAAAAATAGAAGGTATTAAAGAAATATTTATTAAAACAAAACCTGGTGATATATTAGTTACTCCTACAAACAATTTAGAGAAAGCCGGTAATATAATAGCTGTAGGAAATACAAGAGATGAAGCTATAGCTATGGCAAATAAAGCTATGAGCTGCGTACATTTCAAATTAACAGATGAAAAAAGTATCACTATAGATGAAATCAAAAAGATAGCTAAAGAAAAATTATCATCTAATTCAAATGCTTCATATTTATTTGTTGAAGATAGTGAAGATAAAACAGGACTTTCTGAATATAATTTCAGCCCTAGCATAATTCATAAAGAACCAGAGGCAAATATAGAAATAAATCTATTTAATATGCATCTATCTCAGCCTACTATAATAGATACAATTCATAATTTAAGAGAAGCAATAAACGGAATTATGGATATAAAAGAATATTATGAAACAGTTATAGATGTAGCTTCTAATTGTGAAGTACTTGCCATATTCAATGATTTTAATGATGATGAAATATTTGAATTATCATTAAAAACTATAAAAGGAAGGAAAAGAGGTATTATTATGATAGACGGTAATAATACCCAAGAAATAATAACACAGAAATTACAATCAGCAGAAAAAAATGGTGCTTGTGCTGTTGGTATAGATTTTACTTACTGCTATAATATAAATGAATTAAATAAGATACATTTTAAAACTGAAAAAGATTTAGCAAAAATAGCCAAGCAATTAGATATACCTTTAATCATAAAAGGGATATCAAGCAATAGAGATTTGGATAATATGAAAATATCTCATATAAATAATGTTTATTTTTCAAATAATAATAAGTATGCATTAAAAGGTATGGAAAAAGTTGCCGATACTGTAAATAAAGTAGATTTTAATTCAAATCACCACTTTAATATACTTGCAGAATCTCCTAGATATGGAGTTGATGTATTTAAATATTTAGTATTGGGAGCAAATGCTGTTTGTGTTACTGAAGAAAGTTTTATCTCTATTATAGGAAAAGGAAGAAAGGGACTTGAATATTTATTATATTCAAATAGAGATAAACTAGAAAAGATGATAAAGCTATTTGGACAAACAGGTGATGTTAATTATATTAAATATTAA